A stretch of the Rosa rugosa chromosome 5, drRosRugo1.1, whole genome shotgun sequence genome encodes the following:
- the LOC133712901 gene encoding uncharacterized protein LOC133712901 — protein MTASSEASNPMSEMEKSLKRFSNVVQHNVEEDEDVEGPRKRTHFLGPMDKFASTITPDSSIDGSKKMRQQNINDAIWKERTHGVHQYLARWVYETGIPFHTIDNDCFKKFVEAVGQFGPGYRPPSQYQLREPLLKEEIERTRQSLKKQEEEWGLNGCSIMIDVWTDRKRSMMNLCVNCKKGTTFLSSKEDSAEAHTGLYIYEYVDKCIKKVGPQNVVQVVTDNASNNMAGDLLKLKRPNIFWTSCATHTLNLMFHGIGNQPRFKGVIEKAKAFTIFIYAHHKTLALMRKFTKKRDIVRPGVTRFATSFLSLQSLVEKKWELRAMVVSDEWDDCKHSISMKGKAAYATILSASFWNGVTLYLKVVAPLVKLFRLVYGDKKPSMGFVYGELLKAKEEIKEAFKNQEVNYCPILEIIDDKARDRLDSPLHLVAYLLNPYYTYKDQSIQNNEVVMDAFFTCVEKFFPDNIETQSVVTNIELGKYMNKKGGFGRVLAKVGCANNDDNYDPVGWWSNYGNGVPKLQRMAIRILSLTTSSSGCERNWSTFEGIHTKKMNRRDTTRLSNLIYVQFNAKIINKKRREKERGVDVLLANEASMAQGWIVDGGDEKVELGEMVGEASGVDNVLELRRGSRNVEVRELDEENFVSDEDTEEERDEEAYEFESNME, from the exons ATGACCGCATCTTCCGAAGCATCTAATCCAATGTCTGAAATGGAGAAATCATTGAAGCGTTTTTCAAATGTTGTTCAACATAAtgttgaagaagatgaagatgttgAAGGGCCAAGAAAAAGGACGCACTTTCTTGGGCCTATGGATAAGTTTGCATCTACAATCACTCCCGATTCTTCGATAGATGGAAGCAAGAAGATGAGACAACAAAACATCAATGATGCCATTTGGAAGGAAAGAACACATGGTGTGCATCAATATTTGGCTCGGTGGGTGTATGAAACCGGCATTCCTTTTCATACCATCGACAATGATTGCTTCAAAAAATTTGTGGAAGCGGTTGGTCAATTTGGACCAGGTTACCGACCTCCAAGCCAATACCAATTAAGGGAGCCATTGTTGAAGGAAGAGATTGAGAGGACTAGACAATCACTCaagaagcaagaagaagagtGGGGTTTGAATGGTTGCTCAATTATGATCGATGTTTGGACCGACCGAAAAAGAAGTATGATGAATTTATGTGTCAATTGCAAGAAAGGCacaacttttctttcttctaagGAAGACTCGGCGGAAGCACACACCGGGTTGTATATCTATGAATATGTTGACAAGTGCATTAAAAAAGTTGGGCCACAAAATGTAGTTCAAGTAGTGACGGACAATGCTTCTAACAATATGGCGGGGGATTTGTTGAAGTTGAAGAGACCAAACATATTTTGGACTTCATGTGCCACTCACACATTGAACTTAATGTTTCATGGAATTGGTAACCAACCTAGATTCAAGGGAGTGATTGAGAAGGCAAAGGCCTTCACTATCTTCATTTATGCACATCACAAGACATTGGCGTTGATGAGGAAGTTTACAAAGAAAAGAGACATAGTGAGGCCGGGAGTCACTAGATTTGCAACTTCTTTCCTAAGTTTGCAAAGCTTGGTGGAGAAAAAATGGGAGTTAAGGGCTATGGTTGTTAGTGATGAATGGGATGATTGTAAacattccataagtatgaaggGGAAAGCGGCATATGCTACTATATTGAGTGCCTCTTTTTGGAATGGGGTAACACTTTACTTGAAAGTGGTTGCTCCTTTAGTTAAGCTGTTTCGGCTTGTATATGGGGATAAAAAGCCATCAATGGGCTTTGTGTATGGAGAGCTACTTAAAGCAAAGGAAGAGATTAAAGAGGCATTCAAAAATCAAGAGGTCAACTATTGTCCAATCCTTGAAATTATTGATGATAAAGCACGTGATCGACTTGATAGTCCATTACATTTGGTGGCTTACCTCTTGAACCCTTATTACACCTACAAAGATCAAAGCATACAAAATAATGAAGTTGTCATGGATGCATTCTTTACTTGTGTTGAGAAGTTCTTTCCCGATAACATTGAGACCCAAAGTGTTGTGACAAATATAGAGTTGGGGAAGTATATGAACAAAAAGGGTGGATTTGGAAGAGTTTTGGCTAAGGTGGGATGTGCTAACAATGATGACAATTATGATCCGG TTGGATGGTGGTCCAATTATGGAAATGGTGTACCCAAATTACAAAGAATGGCTATAAGGATACTCTCATTGACTACAAGTTCATCTGGGTGTGAGAGAAATTGGAGCACTTTTGAGGGG ATCCATACAAAGAAAATGAATAGACGAGATACAACAAGGTTGAGCAATTTAATCTATGTTCAATTCAATGCCAAGATCATCAACAAAAAGAGAAGGGAGAAAGAGAGGGGAGTTGATGTACTACTTGCTAATGAAGCTAGTATGGCTCAAGGATGGATTGTTGATGGTGGTGATGAAAAAGTTGAGTTGGGTGAAATGGTTGGAGAGGCATCGGGAGTGGATAATGTCTTAGAGCTTAGGAGAGGTTCTAGAAATGTGGAAGTAAGAGAACTTGATGAAGAAAATTTTGTATCGGATGAGGACAcagaagaggagagagatgagGAGGCTTATGAGTTTGAGTCCAATATGGAGTGA
- the LOC133712931 gene encoding major strawberry allergen Fra a 1.07-like — protein MGVTSVSQELLCPIAPSRMFKALIIDSKNLIPKLLPQFIASVEVTQGDGGAGSIEQVNFTEGSHFKYVKHRIDELDQDNFVCKYTMIEGDALGDKLESIAYEVKFEAASDGSSICKMTSNYNTIGEFEVKEEEIIAGKNSAMGIYKVVEAYLLENPNVYS, from the exons ATGGGTGTGACAAGCGTTTCACAGGAGTTATTGTGCCCGATTGCCCCATCGCGCATGTTCAAGGCTTTGATCATAGACTCCAAAAATTTGATCCCAAAGCTGTTGCCCCAATTCATAGCAAGCGTTGAAGTAACTCAAGGAGATGGCGGAGCAGGAAGCATTGAACAAGTCAACTTCACAGAAG GTAGCCATTTCAAATACGTCAAGCACAGAATCGATGAACTCGACCAGGACAATTTCGTGTGCAAGTACACTATGATTGAGGGAGATGCATTAGGGGACAAGCTTGAGTCTATTGCTTACGAGGTCAAGTTTGAGGCAGCTAGTGATGGGAGCTCTATATGCAAGATGACAAGTAATTACAACACCATTGGAGAGTTTGAGGTCAAAGAAGAGGAGATTATAGCAGGAAAGAATAGTGCTATGGGAATTTACAAAGTTGTTGAAGCCTACCTCTTAGAGAACCCAAATGTTTATTCTTGA
- the LOC133709594 gene encoding leucine-rich repeat extensin-like protein 3, which translates to MVPELEKPRITEIHVRMDCNGCVQKIKKALHGINGIYDLYIDFPQQKLTIIGWADPEKIVKAIKKTRKIATICSHIEQPTEPASPPAEQPPEGAAAPPPDAANPPPTESPPPAEPAPPPEAAPPAEPPKDPPPPEHPQPEALPTPVAAETNLGQQHPVYHHRPREVGEVHTIYHHPADYGYRYGYPGYYNRYHNSQGPPPEPTPPPAPAPAPAPAPAQVPVHTPPVYVTHSYNTYRPSPYVTEYEYVQPPPPQQTHYSRVSQYHHYNQDQPYHNISNGNGNGNITSIFSDENPNACAVM; encoded by the exons ATGGTTCCAGAATTAGAG AAACCTCGGATTACCGAGATACATGTTCGGATGGATTGTAATGGATGTGTACAGAAGATTAAGAAAGCACTACATGGCATCAACG GTATATATGATCTCTACATTGACTTCCCTCAGCAAAAGTTAACAATAATAGGGTGGGCGGATCCAGAGAAGATAGTAAAAGCCATTAAAAAGACGAGGAAGATTGCCACCATATGTTCCCATATAGAACAACCAACAGAGCCTGCTTCTCCTCCAGCAGAACAACCCCCCGAAGGTGCCGCAGCACCACCTCCCGATGCAGCAAACCCTCCTCCAACAGAATCACCTCCACCAGCCGAACCAGCTCCACCTCCTGAAGCTGCCCCACCAGCCGAGCCACCAAAGGATCCGCCACCACCGGAACATCCACAACCAGAGGCACTACCAACACCTGTGGCTGCTGAGACCAATCTAGGCCAACAACATCCGGTGTACCACCACAGGCCAAGAGAAGTTGGGGAAGTTCATACCATATACCACCACCCAGCTGATTATGGCTACAGATACGGCTACCCCGGCTACTATAATAGATACCATAATAGTCAAGGACCTCCACCAGAACCAACTCCTCCCCCTGCCCCGGCTCCAGCTCCGGCTCCGGCTCCAGCTCAAGTTCCAGTCCATACACCACCGGTCTATGTGACACATAGCTACAACACATACAGGCCATCACCTTATGTCACTGAATATGAGTATGTTCAGCCACCCCCACCACAACAGACGCATTACAGTAGGGTCAGCCAATACCACCACTACAATCAGGATCAACCGTATCACAATATCAGCAATGGAAATGGAAATGGCAACATCACGTCGATTTTTAGCGACGAAAATCCGAATGCGTGTGCTGTAATGTAG